The genomic region GATGGAGTACTTCGCGGACTTGTAGCGCAGCACCGTCATCGCGGTCTCGACGTCCGCGCGCCCGCGCGCCTGCACCGAGACGTCGAGGAACTGCCCGGCGATCACCTCCGAGCGGCACAGGTCCAGCACTGTCAGCGCCGGCGCCACCTGCTCCAGCGGGAGGCCGCAGCGGCGCAGCAGCTCGTCGGACCAGCTCAGCAGCAGGTCGCCCAGCAGGATCGCCGCGGCGGCGCCGTACTGCTCGGGGTCGCCGCGCCACCCGTCGGCGCGGTGCTCGGCCGCGAAGGCGCGGTGCGTCGCCGGCCGGCCGCGGCGGGTGTCGGAGGCGTCCATGTAGTCGTCGTGGACCAGCGCGCTGGCGTGCAGCAGCTCCAGCGCGGCGCAGGCCCGCACCAGGGCCGCCTCCTCCGGGTCCTGGGGATCCACCGGCTCCGGCGCGGGCCGCAGCGCCCGGAAGCCCCAGTAGCAGAACGCCGCGCGCAGGCGCTTGCCGCCGCGGACCGCGGCGCGAGCCTCGCTCAGCAGTCGGCCGGCGTCCGGGCCCAGCGGCGCGAGCCGGACCTCCTGCTCGGCGA from Nocardioides pantholopis harbors:
- a CDS encoding polyprenyl synthetase family protein; this encodes MTGSGWDSTGFRDRVEHALEDFLAEQEVRLAPLGPDAGRLLSEARAAVRGGKRLRAAFCYWGFRALRPAPEPVDPQDPEEAALVRACAALELLHASALVHDDYMDASDTRRGRPATHRAFAAEHRADGWRGDPEQYGAAAAILLGDLLLSWSDELLRRCGLPLEQVAPALTVLDLCRSEVIAGQFLDVSVQARGRADVETAMTVLRYKSAKYSIERPLHIGAALAGAGEEQLAALSAYGLPLGEGFQLRDDLLGVFGDPEATGKPAGDDLVEGKRTVLVALALDAAPDAEAALLDALLGTALTPAQVTRLRAVIEESGAAGQVEDVIGQLGERAVAALHRGGFDPHASVVLEELAAAATQRVV